TGAGGGCGAACTGCCAGCCCAGCCCGCCCACCATGAGGAGGACCACGAACAGGGCCAGCACCGCCTTCATGCGGAGCCCGGCCAGGAAGGCCACGCTCAGGAAGAGGGGGATCAGGCAGAAGGCGGTGCCGAGGTCGGGCTCGGCGGCGATGAGCAGGGCGAGCAACCCCACCGCCGCCCCCGGACCCAGGACATCCCGGAGACCCAAGGTCTCCGATCTCGACTCCGCGAAGACCTTGGCCACGAAGAGGGCAGCCACCAGCTTGACGAGCTCGGAGGGCTGGAGCTGGATCGATCCGTGGAACGACCCGAGCGAGATCCACCGGCGCGTGGCCGCGATCCGGGGCCCGAAGAACAGGACGTAGACGAGCGCGCCCACGGCCAGCAGGTAGAGGGGCACCGCGCGGTCGGCCAGGCGTCGGTAGTCCACGAGCAGGGAGATCAGGAGGCAGGGGATGCCGATGCCGACCAGGTAGAGCTGCTTCAGATACAGCCCCGAGCCATGCCCGGAGTGAGCGGCGGAGAGGATGGTGAGCACCCCGAGGCCGCTCAAGAGAAGCGTCACCCCCAGAAGGACCCAGTCCACGTTGACGAGCAGCCGCCGGTCGATGGCCATGCCGG
The Vicinamibacteria bacterium DNA segment above includes these coding regions:
- the rodA gene encoding rod shape-determining protein RodA — translated: MAIDRRLLVNVDWVLLGVTLLLSGLGVLTILSAAHSGHGSGLYLKQLYLVGIGIPCLLISLLVDYRRLADRAVPLYLLAVGALVYVLFFGPRIAATRRWISLGSFHGSIQLQPSELVKLVAALFVAKVFAESRSETLGLRDVLGPGAAVGLLALLIAAEPDLGTAFCLIPLFLSVAFLAGLRMKAVLALFVVLLMVGGLGWQFALKDYQKTRIYTFLDPSLDPKGAGYQKIQSQIAVGSGGLLGKGYQQGSQAQLGYLPARHTDFVFSVLAEEMGFVGVLTVLALYLLLLWRMLETAQLARDRVGAFLAAGIAATFAFQVVYNVAMVAGLLPVKGLPLPLMSYGGSSILSSLLAVGLILNVRMRRFAN